From one Cynocephalus volans isolate mCynVol1 chromosome X, mCynVol1.pri, whole genome shotgun sequence genomic stretch:
- the GPR50 gene encoding melatonin-related receptor: MGNIEPTLGVPTPYGCIGCKLPQPDYPPALITFMFCAMISNIVADLIGNSMVILAVMKNKRLRNSGNMFVVSLSVADMLAAVYPYPLMLHAMSVGGWDLSHIQCQMVGFITGLSVVGSIFNIMAIAINRYCYICHSLKYERIFSVRNTFIYLVVTWVMTVLAVLPNMYIGTIQYDPRTYTCIFNYMNNVVFTVTIVCIHFVVPLVIVGYCYVRIWIKVLAARNSDRQNPDNQLAKVRNFLTMFLISLLFAVCWCPINVLTVLVAVSPKEMAGKIPNWLYLAAYFIAYFNSCLNAVIYGLLNENFRREYWTIFHAMWHPILFISSLITDICETQEARALARARARVRAQAREQDRARACPAVEETPMNVRNVPLPGDATAGHPERASGHPNPHSRSVSIYRKSASSHHKSVFSHSQAASGHSKAASGYPTSATVYPKHTSVHFKADSVYFKPASVHFKGDSVHFKPASSHSKPVTGHHISAGIHSKSAFTPATSHPKPTTSHRKPATGHPEHTTADYFEPATAGHPEPTTAGHPKLSASCCPEMATTSHLESDVTDLPKPAATTDLPDPTVVTIATSDYHEIMFIDVEDDSDEMSV; the protein is encoded by the exons ATGGGCAACATAGAGCCTACCTTGGGGGTTCCCACCCCATATGGATGTATTGGCTGTAAGCTGCCACAGCCAGACTACCCACCAGCTCTAATCACCTTTATGTTCTGCGCAATGATTAGCAACATCGTGGCAGACCTGATCGGTAACTCCATGGTCATTTTGGCTGTGATGAAGAACAAGAGGCTCCGAAATTCTG GTAACATGTTTGTGGTCAGCCTCTCCGTGGCTGATATGCTGGCGGCTGTCTACCCCTACCCCCTGATGCTGCATGCCATGTCCGTTGGGGGCTGGGATCTAAGCCACATTCAGTGCCAGATGGTCGGGTTCATCACAGGGCTGAGTGTGGTCGGCTCCATCTTCAATATCATGGCGATCGCCATCAACCGTTACTGCTACATCTGCCACAGCCTGAAGTATGAGCGGATCTTCAGTGTGCGCAATACCTTCATTTACCTGGTCGTCACCTGGGTCATGACCGTCCTGGCTGTCCTTCCCAACATGTACATTGGCACCATCCAGTATGATCCTCGCACTTACACCTGCATTTTCAACTATATGAACAACGTTGTCTTCACTGTGACCATCGTCTGCATCCACTTCGTCGTCCCTCTCGTCATAGTGGGTTACTGCTACGTGAGGATCTGGATCAAAGTGCTGGCAGCCCGTAACTCAGATAGGCAGAATCCTGACAATCAGCTTGCTAAGGTTCGCAATTTTCTAACTATGTTTCTGATCTCCCTCCTCTTTGCAGTGTGCTGGTGCCCCATCAATGTGCTCACTGTCTTGGTGGCTGTCAGTCCGAAGGAGATGGCAGGCAAGATCCCCAACTGGCTTTATCTTGCAGCCTACTTCATAGCCTACTTCAACAGCTGCCTCAACGCTGTGATCTACGGGCTCCTCAATGAGAATTTCCGACGAGAATACTGGACCATCTTCCATGCTATGTGGCATCCTATCCTGTTCATCTCCAGCCTCATCACTGATATTTGTGAGACACAGGAGGCCCGTGCCCTGGCCCGCGCCCGTGCCCGTGTCCGTGCCCAAGCCCGTGAGCAAGACCGTGCCCGTGCCTGTCCTGCTGTGGAGGAAACCCCAATGAATGTCCGGAATGTTCCACTACCTGGTGATGCTACAGCTGGACACCCCGAACGTGCCTCTGGCCACCCCAACCCCCATTCCAGATCTGTGTCTATCTACCGCAAATCTGCTTCTAGCCACCACAAGTCTGTCTTTAGCCATTCCCAGGCTGCCTCTGGCCACTCCAAGGCTGCCTCTGGCTACCCCACGTCTGCCACTGTCTACCCTAAGCACACCTCTGTCCACTTCAAGGCTGACTCTGTCTATTTCAAGCCAGCCTCTGTCCATTTCAAGGGTGACTCTGTCCATTTCAAGCCTGCTTCCAGCCACTCCAAGCCTGTCACTGGTCACCACATCTCTGCTGGCATCCACTCCAAGTCTGCCTTCACCCCTGCCACCAGTCACCCTAAGCCCACGACCAGCCACAGAAAACCTGCTACTGGCCACCCCGAGCACACCACTGCTGACTATTTTGAGCCTGCCACTGCTGGCCACCCTGAGCCCACCACTGCCGGCCACCCCAAGCTCTCTGCCTCCTGCTGCCCCGAGATGGCCACCACTAGCCACCTTGAGTCTGATGTCACTGACCTCCCTAAGCCTGCTGCCACCACTGACCTTCCTGACCCTACTGTAGTCACCATTGCCACCAGTGATTACCACGAGATTATGTTTATTGATGTTGAAGATGATTCAGATGAGATGTCTGTGTGA